Proteins found in one Solitalea lacus genomic segment:
- a CDS encoding HisA/HisF-related TIM barrel protein translates to MYVIPAIDILDKKVVRLREGKYNEKTVYDVSLEEMLDKYISAGTQFVHIIDLNGAKGDFTNQQYVLNAIKKYNIKVQYGGGVRSIDKVKELLTIGFHRVIVGTQAITDPTFLENLSKEVCDQYQCSDQVVVAIDVLDEVIKYSGWMESSPVKLMDYIDRCTNLGFFRFLCTDIAKDGKLTGSGVDLYKKLLDHKPFIKLIASGGVSSIADLNALKEIKCESAVVGKAIYEGKISVDEIKQWNLQSLVAL, encoded by the coding sequence ATGTACGTAATTCCTGCTATTGATATTTTGGACAAAAAAGTTGTTCGTTTACGTGAGGGTAAATACAACGAAAAGACTGTTTATGATGTAAGCCTAGAAGAAATGCTTGATAAATATATTTCTGCCGGCACTCAATTCGTCCATATTATTGATTTAAATGGAGCAAAAGGAGACTTTACAAATCAGCAATATGTACTAAACGCTATCAAAAAATATAACATTAAAGTGCAATATGGTGGTGGTGTAAGAAGTATTGATAAAGTAAAAGAGTTACTTACCATTGGTTTTCACCGTGTAATTGTAGGAACACAGGCTATTACAGATCCAACTTTTTTAGAAAACTTAAGTAAAGAAGTTTGCGATCAGTATCAATGCTCAGATCAGGTGGTTGTAGCGATTGACGTGTTGGATGAAGTAATAAAATATTCGGGGTGGATGGAATCCTCACCTGTTAAGCTGATGGACTACATTGACAGATGTACGAATCTTGGTTTCTTCCGCTTCCTTTGCACTGATATTGCCAAAGATGGAAAACTGACTGGCAGTGGGGTTGATCTTTACAAAAAACTTCTTGATCATAAACCATTTATCAAACTGATCGCTTCCGGGGGTGTAAGTTCAATTGCTGATTTAAATGCACTAAAAGAAATTAAATGTGAATCGGCTGTGGTTGGCAAAGCTATTTATGAAGGCAAAATAAGCGTGGATGAAATCAAGCAATGGAATTTGCAATCATTAGTAGCCCTGTAA
- the hisH gene encoding imidazole glycerol phosphate synthase subunit HisH — protein sequence MIGVINYGAGNIFSLKSALNRLNIKHKIINKVSDFDGCERYIIPGVGHATPAMKQLTATGLVPLIKQTSKPVLGICLGMQLLSSFSEEGNTDLLDLIPIKTLRFTAEDLKIPHMGWNKVHALNNNTLFKGIEPDSYFYFVHSYYLEHTEQYSLATTNYGLTYASSIQKNNYFGVQFHPEKSGKTGEQLLKNFSEL from the coding sequence ATGATAGGTGTAATAAACTACGGTGCCGGAAATATCTTTTCGCTAAAAAGTGCTCTAAACCGATTGAATATCAAGCACAAAATAATAAATAAAGTATCAGATTTTGATGGCTGCGAGCGTTATATAATACCAGGTGTAGGACATGCAACTCCAGCCATGAAACAGTTAACGGCCACCGGTTTGGTTCCATTAATTAAACAAACTTCAAAACCTGTTTTGGGAATTTGTTTGGGAATGCAATTACTTTCATCGTTTTCAGAAGAAGGTAACACCGATTTGCTTGACCTTATTCCAATTAAAACCTTGCGATTTACTGCTGAAGATTTAAAAATCCCACACATGGGATGGAATAAAGTCCATGCATTAAATAACAACACCCTGTTTAAAGGAATTGAACCTGATAGTTATTTCTATTTTGTTCATTCTTATTATTTGGAGCATACAGAACAATATAGCTTAGCTACAACCAATTACGGTTTAACTTACGCTTCTTCCATTCAAAAAAATAATTATTTTGGGGTTCAGTTTCACCCTGAAAAATCGGGGAAGACGGGAGAGCAATTATTAAAGAATTTCTCAGAATTATAA